The following are encoded together in the Streptomyces sp. NBC_01465 genome:
- a CDS encoding type II toxin-antitoxin system VapC family toxin, with translation MTRSPAVPGGTLVLDSEGLAKAVLREREVTSWLALARADDMRVITSAATLVEVVHPHINRPALEWTLSRIIVEPISEDIARHAATLLSNARLHGHKYAIDAMLCATALVSPGPVTVLTSDPEDITALCSTKVTVIKV, from the coding sequence ATGACACGCTCCCCTGCCGTACCGGGTGGCACCCTGGTCCTCGACAGCGAAGGACTCGCCAAGGCGGTACTGCGCGAGCGGGAAGTGACCAGCTGGCTTGCCCTGGCCCGCGCCGACGACATGCGCGTGATCACCAGCGCGGCAACCCTCGTCGAGGTGGTGCACCCCCACATCAATCGCCCCGCCCTCGAATGGACCCTCTCCCGGATCATCGTCGAGCCCATCAGCGAGGACATCGCCCGGCACGCCGCCACCCTCCTCTCCAACGCCAGACTGCACGGGCACAAGTACGCGATCGACGCCATGCTCTGCGCCACCGCCCTCGTGTCCCCAGGCCCCGTGACCGTGCTGACGTCGGACCCGGAGGACATCACGGCCCTGTGCAGCACCAAGGTCACCGTCATCAAGGTGTAG
- a CDS encoding glutamate ABC transporter substrate-binding protein, whose amino-acid sequence MARKPRLRGWGGVTGMAAACALTASVTLGPILYASGNGDTDGSRPGGQGIGQGVAVQADECSNPEASLTPSGADGPTIDKIKQAGKLVVGVDQNSYRWGYRDPATGNLEGFDIDLVRAIAQNILGDPDAVIYRAIPTNQRIDAIQKDKVDIVVRTMTINCSRIKQVAFSTAYFQAGQQVLAPKGSPITGYNDTLKGKRVCTASGSTAYDALKAKSFGADFTDITVPNQLDCLVRLQVGEADAVVTDNALAAGQAAQDPAVELKGEPFTTEYYGVATKIGKDDLVRRINDVLVDYREGGKNSPWMKAYDKWLASDLKGITGPPAPKYR is encoded by the coding sequence ATGGCGAGGAAACCGAGACTGCGCGGCTGGGGCGGCGTCACGGGCATGGCCGCGGCGTGTGCACTGACCGCCTCCGTGACCCTGGGACCGATCCTCTACGCGAGCGGCAACGGAGATACCGACGGCTCGCGGCCCGGCGGGCAGGGCATCGGGCAGGGTGTCGCCGTCCAGGCCGACGAGTGCTCCAACCCCGAAGCCAGCCTGACGCCCTCCGGCGCCGACGGGCCCACCATCGACAAGATCAAGCAGGCCGGGAAGCTCGTCGTCGGCGTTGACCAGAACAGCTACCGGTGGGGATATCGCGATCCCGCCACCGGGAACCTCGAAGGCTTCGACATCGATCTTGTGCGGGCCATCGCCCAGAACATCCTCGGTGATCCGGATGCCGTGATCTACCGCGCCATCCCCACCAACCAGCGCATCGACGCCATCCAGAAGGACAAGGTCGACATCGTCGTGCGCACGATGACGATCAACTGCTCCCGCATCAAGCAAGTCGCCTTCTCCACCGCCTACTTCCAGGCCGGCCAGCAGGTGCTGGCCCCCAAGGGATCGCCCATCACCGGGTACAACGACACCCTCAAGGGCAAGAGGGTCTGCACGGCGAGCGGATCGACCGCGTACGACGCCCTGAAGGCGAAGTCCTTCGGCGCCGACTTCACAGACATCACCGTGCCCAACCAACTGGACTGTCTCGTACGGCTCCAGGTGGGCGAGGCCGACGCCGTCGTGACCGACAACGCGCTCGCCGCAGGGCAGGCGGCGCAGGACCCGGCCGTCGAGCTCAAGGGCGAACCCTTCACCACGGAGTACTACGGAGTCGCCACCAAGATCGGGAAAGACGATCTGGTGCGGCGCATCAACGACGTCCTCGTCGACTACCGCGAGGGCGGCAAGAACAGCCCGTGGATGAAGGCCTACGACAAGTGGCTCGCGAGCGATCTCAAGGGGATAACGGGGCCACCCGCCCCGAAGTACCGCTGA